The Hevea brasiliensis isolate MT/VB/25A 57/8 chromosome 1, ASM3005281v1, whole genome shotgun sequence DNA segment AATTACTAGAATATAATAGTTACTGTTCGTTGTCATGTACAGTACGAGCCTAACAGCTTCAGTACTTTTGGTTAATGTGAACATCAAGTCTATCTTGTTAGTTAGTGGTATTGCTCAATATATTGCCATTCTAAGTAGAACTTAAATTTGGTTTCCATGTTATTGTTTTGGCTTGTCAAATAACCTTTATTTTGAATGTTTGATGTTTAATGCAGAAACAGAGGGGTTTCTTAACTAATCAGATTCTGCTTAATGACGGAACCCAACAATACCGAGTATGTAGTGTTAGGAGAAGCATCTTCTCCTAGGTTAGAAAAGTTCCAGAAGGTTTCAATAGCGCCTCTTGTTTTCTTGATCTTTTATGAAGTTTCTGGAGGGCCATTTGGGGTTGAAGACAGTGTCCAGGCAGCTGGACCCCTTTTAGCACTTATTGGATTTTTGGTTTTTCCATTTATATGGAGCATTCCGGAAGCCTTGATAACTGCAGAAATGAGTACCATGTTCCCAGAGAATGGTGGGTATGTCGTATGGGTATCATCAGCTCTAGGTCCTTACTGGGGCTTTCAACAAGGTTGGATGAAATGGCTAAGTGGGGTTATTGATAATGCCTTATACCCGGTTTTGTTTCTAGATTATCTAAAATCTGCAGTACCAGCACTTGGGAGTGGTTTCCCTAGGGTAGCAGCTATTCTGGCATTGACTCTAGCTCTGACTTACATGAACTACAGGGGTTTAACTATAGTGGGATGGGTTGCTATACTCTTAGGGGTGTTTTCCCTTCTTCCTTTTGTGTTTATGGGACTTGTAGCAATCCCCAAATTGGAGCCTTCAAGATGGTTTGTGATAGATTTGGGTAATGTGGACTGGGGTTTATACTTGAATACTCTCTTTTGGAATCTCAACTATTGGGACTCGATTAGTACTCTTGCTGGAGAGGTGGAAAATCCAAGTAAAACTCTTCCCAAAGCTCTCTTTTATGCTGTTATCTTGGTTGTTTGTGGGTACTTTTTTCCTATCTTGATTGGTACTGGAGCAATTCCACTCAATCGTG contains these protein-coding regions:
- the LOC110667152 gene encoding probable polyamine transporter At1g31830; this encodes MTEPNNTEYVVLGEASSPRLEKFQKVSIAPLVFLIFYEVSGGPFGVEDSVQAAGPLLALIGFLVFPFIWSIPEALITAEMSTMFPENGGYVVWVSSALGPYWGFQQGWMKWLSGVIDNALYPVLFLDYLKSAVPALGSGFPRVAAILALTLALTYMNYRGLTIVGWVAILLGVFSLLPFVFMGLVAIPKLEPSRWFVIDLGNVDWGLYLNTLFWNLNYWDSISTLAGEVENPSKTLPKALFYAVILVVCGYFFPILIGTGAIPLNRELWSDGYFSDIAKILGGVWLRLWIQGASALSNMGMFVAEMSSDSFQLLGMAERGMLPEFFGKRSCYGTPLAGILFSASGVILLSWLTFQEIVAAENFLYCFGMIMEFIAFVKLRMEYPGAPRPYKIPVGIAGAILICIPPTLLILVVLAFASLKVTAISIITVILGLALQPCLMYAGKKRWFRFSENSDLADIHFTYHERNAP